The genomic DNA AGCTTCGAAAAGGAGAATTTACATCCATGTTATTACATACTCTGAAAGCTTAATCCCCTTTATGAATGTCAATCATTCATCCTATGTTTTAACAAGGCATTCTAGAACTAGAGGAGGATATAATATGTAGTATCACGAATACTGATACAACTGATTATTTTTACAAGGATCTCAGGCTCTGGTAATCTTGCTAAATGCATATCATATGCACAAGCTAATGCACAGTTTTCCTTCACTGATCCTGAACTCGAGAAGTATAGATTTTAGTCACTGAAATATCCTCTTCCACCAAGAAAAAATATCACGTAATCTATTTGTTCATATATCAGTTACTTTGAACTTATTTCAATGTAGAGTGTTACACTTGGTGACGAGGAAGCTAGGAAAAGGAAAGTTCAAAAGACAATCCTTGAAAGAAAAGGACCGTCTACATTTACCTGTGCTGTTGAGATGATATCCAAAACTGAGTACCAAGTTCATCACAAATTGGAAGCTACTGTAGATGCTATTTTAGCAGGTACGGTTGTTTCTTCTCCTGATTTGTCAGCCTGTTTCTCAAATTCCTGTTTTGAGAAATAATTCATTGTCATTCTTTTGTGAATACAGGGAAATCTCCCCTCTTTGAAACACGCAAGATGGATCCCAATGGTGATTTAAGTAACTCTTCTCCTGTACCACAggagtttcatgaagaggaacaATTTATTAGTTCTAAAAAGGATGTTTCAATTGGCATGCCTTTACTTGATGATGCAAATGCTAATGCTGGATATAACAAGAAAGCTAGAAGTAATTCATACACACCAAGGAGATTGCCAATTCATGTATATACTTATAAGGTAATCATCAAACTGCGTTCATTAGCATTCAATTTCTGGAATTTTGTTCCTTGCATGCCTCTTTTGCCTTCTGATATCACAGGTCACATAAGAAGGTATGACATTATAGTGACTTTGTTGAGCCTCAAAAATCAAAATCCTTAATTAGATGCTCTATATAAAAAGCTCAGTGTCATACCCCTTGTCTATATTTCTCTTTTTGCGTTCCATTTTAGTTTTTAGCATGTTCTTCTTTGGGGTTTGCTGAAAGAGTACAAGCACATTATCATTAAATAATTTACTTTTATTGGACCAATTGATGTGATATTGATTCATTCTTAGATTTTGGAAGCTGATCTGCTGCAAGTTGCAACTGTAATGGGCTATGAGGATGATATATGTGCAACTGATGACATTGGAACAGCAAATGCAATTCTAGCATCGAGTTTCGAAATGAAGCAAAATCCTTGGATTCGCAGCGTTGCAAAATTCCACAAGCTTCCCATATTCGTGATCAAAGTAAAGAATCTTGGCATTTTGATTCTTTGGTTGCACTGCTAGTGCCCTTATAGTTCTTCGTTCTTAACCGCAGGAGAGTACGATGGCACAAATGGTAAAGGCAGTTAAGATGATTCTTGGGATTAATAATTTTGGCTCTAGACCAAATGAAACATCAACATTCACGGACGACATAGAAGTGGAAGATGACGCGCCTAAGCGAAAACCTACCTTGGAAGAAATTGATGCTCTGGAGGTATGTGCGTTGTTGCGACCAATTTACACTAACACGCATTGTGATGGTTGATACATATGGGGATGCTCGTATTGTTCAAACATTTCTTCCAATATCATTGCACTTACCTACTTAAACCTCAGTAGCTTTCTTCCAATTATGTACATTGTAGGAGGTTCGTATGGCTATCGAGTACATTGTAATCCCTGGTGGAGAACCCGTAGAGCTCCTCCCCCAATGCTCTAAGATAATTGCTCGCCAACTCGAGCTCGTGGCAAGCTACCAATTAACCGCAAAGAGGTCAGGAACAGAACTGAACTCAAGGCTGCAGATTCTTCCTGTGAAGATCGATAAGAAAAGCTCATCTGCCAAGAGCCATGGACAACATTCAAGTGAGCAACTGCAAGAAGTGAATCTTAATTCACTACCCGGATGGAATGTGGGTTCTAGTGTTATTCGTCTTCCCCTTCTGcctgataattaaaaaaattctaaaatggtGAAACTTGTGTTGTTAGTTCTACCCCGTCTTGTACAGTTTATGTATATATCAAACTGTGATGCTTGTTCTTCACAGCAATGTAAATTTATATCATTCTTTTAATGGAAAATTGCTCGCATGTTATCCATTTACGTCTCACTTGAAATGTGAATTCAAGGAATATCTGGGGTCATTTAGATGTTTGTGTGCATTTATTTTGGATCAGCATCATGAATAATATCTCTCCATAAAGCTTTGTGCAAGATTATATCAGTGCTAATAGGTGTGTTAACATTGCAAAACCACAAGATATTTCATTAATGTTTTCAGTAGAAGAAAACAGGTGAAAACTAGAACACTTTCAAAACTTCATAATTGCAAGTACTTCACAGCAAACAGGTAAAACCGCAAATCATGACAA from Zingiber officinale cultivar Zhangliang chromosome 4A, Zo_v1.1, whole genome shotgun sequence includes the following:
- the LOC121970499 gene encoding protein SEEDLING PLASTID DEVELOPMENT 1-like isoform X2 produces the protein MQIIGLTCRVGRAVAGSAEMIRDLVEGGGSILVIGPPGVGKTTLIREIARVLADEKMKRVVIVDTSNEIGGDGDIPHSGIGRARRMQVPNVSMQHNVMIEAVENHMPEVIIIDEIGTELEAMAASTIAQRGVQLVGTAHGVTIESIIKNPCLQALVGGIESVTLGDEEARKRKVQKTILERKGPSTFTCAVEMISKTEYQVHHKLEATVDAILAGKSPLFETRKMDPNGDLSNSSPVPQEFHEEEQFISSKKDVSIGMPLLDDANANAGYNKKARSNSYTPRRLPIHVYTYKILEADLLQVATVMGYEDDICATDDIGTANAILASSFEMKQNPWIRSVAKFHKLPIFVIKESTMAQMVKAVKMILGINNFGSRPNETSTFTDDIEVEDDAPKRKPTLEEIDALEEVRMAIEYIVIPGGEPVELLPQCSKIIARQLELVASYQLTAKRSGTELNSRLQILPVKIDKKSSSAKSHGQHSSEQLQEVNLNSLPGWNVGSSVIRLPLLPDN
- the LOC121970499 gene encoding protein SEEDLING PLASTID DEVELOPMENT 1-like isoform X1, which produces MLKALAPAHAFPQLQTPCPSLIVRSSSASRRSPGRRKAVSPSFRLPDADADRCSLWSHYRDSVSSSGPRPDDERASPADPAVHEELDLFLELVPPRMRRDLVRHQEIRKLIEVVMDLGRKPIARFPSGDWIMSEQFVAVEDLHQAISKVGDFSDDNRSGIDRSLHRISAIRNRKMQIIGLTCRVGRAVAGSAEMIRDLVEGGGSILVIGPPGVGKTTLIREIARVLADEKMKRVVIVDTSNEIGGDGDIPHSGIGRARRMQVPNVSMQHNVMIEAVENHMPEVIIIDEIGTELEAMAASTIAQRGVQLVGTAHGVTIESIIKNPCLQALVGGIESVTLGDEEARKRKVQKTILERKGPSTFTCAVEMISKTEYQVHHKLEATVDAILAGKSPLFETRKMDPNGDLSNSSPVPQEFHEEEQFISSKKDVSIGMPLLDDANANAGYNKKARSNSYTPRRLPIHVYTYKILEADLLQVATVMGYEDDICATDDIGTANAILASSFEMKQNPWIRSVAKFHKLPIFVIKESTMAQMVKAVKMILGINNFGSRPNETSTFTDDIEVEDDAPKRKPTLEEIDALEEVRMAIEYIVIPGGEPVELLPQCSKIIARQLELVASYQLTAKRSGTELNSRLQILPVKIDKKSSSAKSHGQHSSEQLQEVNLNSLPGWNVGSSVIRLPLLPDN